The window AAAAACTTGAAACTCACTAGGAAGGAGGTTTACATCCTTGTGAAAGGCCTTAGAGTCTTTGTAGTGAGAAGCATCAGCAGCAAGAGATGAGTCAACTAAGAAGACGCGGTGGACGTTGACGGGGGAAGAAGAGAAGCGTCGCGATCAGGCAGAGGGAACGGTGGCGTTGGATTTGTTGACGGCAGACCACAAGCGGTGCAAAGAAGACGCGGCGTTCAGAGATGAGTTTGGTGAGACACAGGGCCACGCGGCGTGCGGATGTCCGCGGCCAGGCTGTGGCGGTCTCCTGCGTCAATGGCAGTGGCTGTCGCGGTCTGCAATGAGGACGGGGGTGGCATGGTGACGATGCGAAGAAACGGAACGTGGTGTTGTTAGGAGTAGGGTAGGGCGGCACGGCGTAGGAGGTTTAGGAAAGAGGATTTAGGATTTGAGTTTCTTttgggtttttttatttttaaaaaatttaaattttgaaattaattaacttaatttgatattaatttcaatttgatccttattgtacacattgtacactaaAGTCATTGGCTATTCATACTTTCTCAAAAATAAATTCGAATCATTATGGGTAACAATAAATCTACATAAACCTATTAACTCCtacatgaaaagaaaagaaaaaaaaattgttatttcaTTGAATGCAAAAAATTGAAATCCAAAAAACTGAAAAATTTAATGTAAAACATAATTTTATCATTCACATTAAACTCAGTTTAGATAGGGACCGCGCGAACGCAGGTCCCCACTACCACAAATTATGACGTAGGCTCCACCACTTGGGTAGACCTTAGGCGAGCACCCTTCCAAAGTGCAATGAAAGTCACCAGCCTAGGTCATGGGTCTTCTTGTTCACCCATTGACCCCGTCCAGGTAAGTATCCTTAAATTGTTATAGTGTCTCACTTTTTATAGCGTCTTATAGACTTCTCACCCTCCTCTTCACTCGATGTGGGACTTTAATGCCAGACACATTGCCTCTTGCCTCATGCTCTCGACGTGGGACTTGAATATTTCATTCAATGAACCCAATAAATAGCTGGTTATTAGTCTCTAGTTGAAGTGATTCTCAGTAAtgaaatgtgaaaaagaaaacttTCACATTCCAACTTCCAAGAATGACAACATATTCAAAAGTCGGAagacaagaaaaacaaaattacaaaaacGAAGTATCTGAAAAATGAAGAGAACCATTTTTATCAAAACTTATCAAATGATACCAtacttattattttagatgttcATCTTTAATTTGTACCAGGAGAAAAAAGAATTAGAATATTTGGAGTCTTGCACAAATACTTAAAAAGCATATCTCAGATTACAATTTTTTTTCCCATTAGGAtacattaatttatttatttatctattcttATCTTACGTCATATTTTCATAGTTCCACAAAGTTCATTAACGGACATTTTTATATACTTTAGTGACAATCCAATTCAAGTACATATTGTTCTTCCTGATTAACAAATACCTTCAAAGTTAGTTATATTAGGTTAATTTCAAAATGATGATTAAATTGTATCCTTAACCTATAAATTAACACTTTTCATTGTACACTCACATAATTAATTGGGtaagttaccaaaataaattgTTTGGAAACCAATATTAtcgaaataaaatttttataaattgaagACGCAAATGCAACTTTCATAAATCTATAGAAACCGCGAGAGCTATATTAGGTAATATACGTAAACCACGAGAGGAGTATAGCGGTTTATATTATAACACACCAAAAGAAGAAACTGCAGCACCCCTTCAGCGGATTCTTCACGAATTCCTAAGCTGCATAAACCGCGGTAAGAACTCATTATCTTAAAAGTTTTTATAGACACAAACGTTTGATGTGACGACAATGAAACTCattcaaattaattatttgagTTGCATCTAACATGCTAATTTCACAGTTTGCAACGGGATGGTTTACACAAAACATGCTCAATTGTATTAGACAACGTATCATGGTGAGGTTTTTATTAGTATTCCCAAAGCCTGGTGCAGAGAATTTACTCAAATCTGCCACCGCaaagtttgaaaaaataaaaagggactACAATAAATTGCCACAAAGTCTTCAGTTTGATTGagaaatttttgatatttttttaagagaagttattataattttttgtgtGGAACATATAGGTTTGGAAAAGAAAGGTGAGGCTGACAATGTTGATGATGAAGAAATGGCAGCAGCTGAGACTAATAATAGTGATGAAGAATGGGATGCTTATGCAGAATTTGATCTGGTAATTGTTATTTATACTCTCTGTGATTTTTAAGTTTTTCTCAATAGATTATATTATCAATGGCTTTTGacttttaatttgtgttgttGACTCTTGTTGTAGGTTGGAGATTGTGAAATACCTCAGCCGTCTCATTCTAGTATCTTTTTATATGTGAACtctaatttttcatgtttaataCTCAACTCTCATTATTGGTTATTACCTGACACCGGTTTAATATGAAAGATAAATCATAGTGCACTACCATTTTCTTCTAATGTCATGTTTAATATATATGTGTGGAGATGTTGTGGGCACTTTTGAGTTCCTTTATAATGATTAGATCTCAGCATGGAGAATCTTTCAAGAACATTTACAGGAGCTTTTTGTTAGCTTTTCCTCTAATGAAAATGACAATAACAAAGCACAGGAGATAGGAATTGATGAAGAGTATCAGATATACAAGGAAGACTGACAAAAACAACTCTGATGAATGATTGTTGCTGCTATATAAAATTGGCAGATGCACGTATCTCCTAGAATATTTTTTCATGTAAAGTAGTAGAGTGGTAGAAAGAGAATGATGACAATTGCATAAACCGCTATACCCCTACCGTGGTTTATGTAATTTAGGAATTCGTGCAGAAACTGTTGGAAGGGTGCTGCAGTTTCTTTTTTGGTATGTTATAACATAAACCGCTATACCCTCTCGCGATTTCTATAGATCTTTGAAAGTTGCATTTGCGTATGTAATGTTTAAAAGTTGTATTTCGGTAATATTGATTTTCAAAcaatttattttggtaacttgcCCTAAACATTTTGCATCAGAATAAATTAATCTATTTATTTTGTCTGTTCTTATCTTAGgacatatttttcatacaaacatGTTTATCTACTTTAGTGACAATCCAGTTTCTTGCTAATTTAGAAGTTAACCTTGCAAATCCTGGACTCACCTTTGCCTATATATGGAAAAAGGAAGTGCTTTACATCAATACATGTTTATAATTAAATTCCATCAAAGAAGTGACATTCACAACAATAGCACATTagaattgacaaaaaaaaaaaaaaaaaaaaccgatttTACAATATATTTCttataattcatatatatatataaagaaaatattcttgatacataaacatagcaacattattttaaaatttattagtcATTATTATATAATCATTATTTGTTAAATTCTGCCAAatgttaaaaaacaaaaacatgcaTTCTAATACGTAATTTCTAATTTGGCTTTGACAACAAACTCGATCAAAACCCCTTGTCATTTTATAAgtttttacaattttaattttttaaaaataattttacctgCAACACCAAGCCCTATGGTGAATAATGATGATCAAGTTTAAGCGACAAAACTACAatgtttttattaaatattaaccaTTAGATCCAGTGGGTAAAAAGAActtgtgatctgaatttactgaaatatttatctctaattttttaacTGAAATATTTAAAGGTAAACACACTTCATGTTTTCCTTTTTGGCTCTCAAATTTCAGAAATTTTGACATATCCTCATGctaatatttacacatatatgtATATTATGGTGAACTTTTCCTGTAAATTATAACCCTATGCCCTTTGCAGCTTAGCTTCTACCTCCAATAAATAGCTAACAAGGCAACAAGGGAAGAACAGAACATATCATTGATACCAAAGTGGATTAGATGGGAAGAAAAAACAAAAGGGCCTATAAGGCCATAATTACCCTGTAAAGCATGAATTCCACATATTATTCAGGAACTCCAGCTCAAATGTTTGCCTTCAATAGTTCAATCTTCATTATCCTCGTTGTCGTCCAGAAGTAGTTGTTGCAGCTCCTGGTCATCCATTTCATCCTCTCCGCATCCAgtttgtttataaaaattttctttctGCTCGTTCCAGTCGTCAGTGATCTTTTTCACAACATCTCCTATCAGTTCCTTATCTTCTGATAGGTGCTTTATGTTTGTAACATCTAAAACATTACTTGCTTCTTCATCAGGGGAAGAAaccagaaggaaaaaaaaaaattcaaaatcacataAAGTTACAAAAATCACCATGCCAAAGAGAATGTAGAAACAGAAGGAAAAAATGGTTAAGAATGAAATAGCCATGTTTTCTTCTTAATACAAGTTATATTATACACTGGCCTGGGTTGTAGGCCTTTTCCTCTGATAGGATGTTAAGAAATGAACACTGGACTTTCGAAACCTTCAACCTATACAATGATGCAGAAAGAAAAGGGAGAAATACCTGCAATGGCTACATTCTTGGCCTGGGCATATTCGGATGACATTTTCTGCAGCTTTCCAAGGTCAACTTCCATACCCTGGCAAGTCAAAAGTCGAAAGAAAGTTAACTTTTAAATACTTTCGAATGCTTTTACTTGCGCTCAAAGCCTCAACTCAAGCTGGAGGAATTAGTTAGTACAaaaagcatgttatacaatttacagataattatttgatctatttgaTCTAATTGTAAAACAGGAAGGATATTGGATAATTTTTGCGAGTCACAAAGCACCCAGATACTTACAAGGTCCATGTGAACATAGTTGTCAATTGGTGTGCTATGAAATAATCTGTCAGGAATGGGAAAACATCAACACAGTGAGTTGTTATATAACCACACTATCATGAATTTAGTATCAGTGTAATATGGTTGTTTACTTTTCATATGCAATTTTGATACGAGCATTCTGCAATTGTTGTAGTTCGTTAACCGTCTCTCTGACGGAATCCTCCGTTAAGTCAACAGCACCAAAAAGGAACATGTTTCTACCCAGCATTCTTTTTACCAAAGGAGGTACCACTTTAATATCATTTGCTTTTGCATCCACCACAAGGGTTCTGAGTTTCTTTACCTCTCCTGTGTACATGGACACACTtaagcatgttttttttttttaaatgtcaaCAATTATTAATAGAAAAAATGAGGGGTTAAGAAAGTTGTGAAGCATCAAGTTGCACAATACAcaacacataaaaattaaatGGGGCTGTTTCAGTAATAGATCAATTTGATGACGCTCGTGCTTTATTAGAGAAACACTGATAAAAAACATATAAGAAAAGACATATATGCATGAGCCTATTCTGTTAACAACATAAAACAACAGTAGAGCCTGTTCCCACAAGAGGGGGTCACTTACATGGATTATATGATGCAAGTATGGTGCCAAAGAATAAAAAGACAGTGGCGAGGTTGACAACATATAACACCTCACTAAAATTCATCAGCACAAATCAAACATGTTATTGGCCATTATAtaggtgatgatgataaaaaatgaaaaaaagtttTGATCTATCTTTAAACCATAACTCCACAAAAGCATGAATGCCCTATATTGAATAGCTAAGTTCTGCATTATGCAAAATTTTTCCCTTTTGAGGAAGTACACAAGATGCCAGAGCAAAAGCATGTGTAATATTCTGTATTATATGACATTATGATTATGAGTACTAAATGACAAATTGTAATCCTACgaaatcacacacacacacaattgCAAACAGATAGAAACGAGTTTAGCTCATTAAGCTCAATTGCATAAATACAAAATCACAATCAAGCAGTTCTGGATAAATCAACTTTTCTCAATCACTAATTCActacattaataaaaaaatagaatttgataAGTATAGAAGAAGCTACAAGGCTGGAATTTGAATTGTACAATTCACAAATAGATCATTGAAAATATTTAACGTGTTCTACAAATACTAAGTCTTTGACGATTCAAAATGCATCAAATAACATTAGATCCATTAATCATAATCATTTAAGCTTAGAAATTAACATACCAAGGGATAGATAGACTTTGAAAGGAGGTTTAAATGGTTGAGTCTCATAAAGACAGTAGAGGCAATAAAGGCCGCCCAATCTATGTGATAAAGAAGCAGTACCACACATGTAACCTGCATAGGAACATAAAGAGAGTTTGTATACTAAAATAAAGACATAAAGCTAATAACGTGAAATTTTCTACGCTTGAAAATGTGATCATCATCACACAGTATTGGGATTTTCATAGATATATAAACTTTAGTTTAAGTTTGCATCTCTTACATTTTACATTTGTGACTTCTACTTGTGGAATTTCTTTCAGGTCTTGGCACAAAATAAAACCATTAAAACACAAATCACCAACAACATTGATTGAAAATTCCAAATTTAACAAACAAGCTTGTATTTCTGTTTAAAACAGTTACCATGGAATCTAAACACTTACCTATACATTGAGCATACAGAGATTGCATGAAGAAGGCAAGGTTGCTAGCAGGACTAGATTCATAAATGTAGGAGAACTTCTTAGAAAGCCATACTCTCTTCATATCAGCCAAAGTAGTTGACTCATTCTGCGAATTCCAGAGTAAAAATTTAtggctaacaatatataattaaaaaaaaaaccctaaagatTGCAATTTGCAAGCACCTTGAACTTACAAACAAAACCAACACAGGAAGTAAACACAGGTCAAATATTTTAACAATACCTGAGTGAATTCACCAATTAGTTCATCAATGTCACGCTTGAAAAAATCAATATTCATAGTTATAGGAATTCAAATTGGGCCTGAAAACTTGCACCTGAAACCATTAACAGAAGATAAGATATAATATAACATCACAAAGGTGATGAACATAGTAACTAAGACACCAAAAGTAACTAGAATATGAAATCAGAAATTTCAGAACCAGTAATTACAAGAGTGAATAGTGCAAAACTCAGGCTAgaatacacaaataaataaatactataaaatgGAGAAAAGGAGAAGACCTATCTGCCACGAAGCAACAACGAAAGGTAATGACCGACTAAGAGAGAAGGTTccatcagaaccgaaccggtaatcAATCTAGTCATTTGACCGGGTCACCGGATCACtagttcaaccggtgggtcactgatTCACccgattaataaaaaattaaaataatgtctTAAAATTTAGATTAAATAATAATCACAAAATTAACTAGATATCATAGCTTAACTTTAACCTTAAGAGACATTATTGGTTTATAATTCttaaaccaaacataaaaattaaaatatataaaatgtacAATTCTCAATTGAAATACCCAAAAAAAAGGTAAATGAATATACACCTACAATattacaaaagaagaaaagaaaatgaaactacAACCTAGAtaagaaattaagaattaatGAACTACACCATCAACCAGCTTCACTCCACCGTAATAATCCTTGCATTCAAACATATGTGGGAAAGAAGTAGCAAAATGTTCTTTGGGGTTCCCATTACACTGATGCTGAGGTGGAACATGGTAACAAGGCTCAGGTGACTAGTCCATATAGTCACCAACACATCACATAAACTTGCTCAGGTTAACAGCAACAACTCTAAAATTTGCTCAGGTTCACCGAAATTAACATTGAACCAGAGAAAGAACAgcaataaaaactctaaaaactaaataaaacagcAACAATCACATTCAACAACCACCAGATTCACTGAAATCAACATTGAACTAGCGAAAGAAGAGGGTCGAAAACTGGAGCTCACCTGGTTGAGAAgacgaccaccaccaccacccgagGGAGCAGATGCTGCTTCACTGGTTCCGACGAAGCGAACGCAGGGGCACGGTGAGAGACCGAGAGAGCGACGAGGTGAAAGACCCAGAGACTGAGAGTGACGAACTGACGACTGATGAGGTGAGGGGAGAGACGAGAGAGTGACGAGGTGAGGTTGAGGGGCTGCCGACGCCGAGCTCGAGAGAGCAGAGAGACGAGGCTGGCTGGGGTTACCGGGAGGGGGGTGGTTGCACTCACAGTCTCGATTAGTGGCTTAGGGTTCATTCAAATAGTAAGGGGCcgtttcagaaaaaaaaaaattaaaaataaataataaacctgACCCGGACCGGATTGGATTAACCGGCCGGGTCATAGGTTCACATAAAATCTGTCGGATCAAACCAGATTTTGTCGGGTTTGTTACATGAACGGTTTAATGAGTGATTCGGTCcggttaaataataaattttttgtcGAACTGACTAGGTCGAGCCGGACCTGATAACTATGTTTCCAGCTAACAGACAAGATAGAACAAATAAAGATGTCAGGCGACGAGAAAAAGCACGAAGAAGTGCCTGATGGTGACGCCGTGACGGTGACGGTAACGGAGGCACGGTGAAAATTTTTGGGATGCCCAGTTACTTTGTTTAGTCTATTGGGCTTACTATTGTTTTGTTAGGCATGTGTAATCTATTTGTGTCCGTATGTTTTTATTAGGATTTTAGTCTTCGGCCagtgaaaaacaaacaaaaacacaCATTTGAGTAATCTTATGTAAAAATTTGAATACTAAATtaccaaacaaaaaaattgaatactttatttattttttattctagagTTTTGAAAGTTTTGTTCAACACTTTTTTTGTTTAATAACAATTTCATAGTAATATAAAATTCTAATGGAGGtttaccaaaaaatatttttaacagagactaaaagttttttttaggcttttttaaatacattttcataaataaatatatatataattagttaaCAGTActataaatttctaaaaataactaacaataattacaattctaaattaagctctaaataataattttaggacTAGCAATGTATTGGGTAAGAAAGGATTtggattattttaaattttagttctaTTCATGTGTttaaattatttctaaaatttaactTTATCCTATCTGCAAACTCTAATCGTACTTGCACCCTAAATTTCTTTATCTAACTTTatctataataaattttttttaatcaaataaaaaatacaaaataaagttcatattaaaattaaagcaataaaattatAATGAAATCTATGTTAAAATTACAAAAGGGAAAGGAGGTAAGTTTCATCTTCATCaactttattatttgattttccatgGTATCTTTAACTCAGCAGGACAATGACTATTTCTTCGCAAATTGGATTTAAGAGTTTGTTGTTGGCGAATGAATTGTTGTATGCGTAAAGCGCAACTAAAACTGGAATATTAGGACTTAGTATTGTGTTTAGTGGCCAAATACTATAACTAAAATTTCAATCTTGGAATACAATTTCAATCCTTTCAGTACCTCTAAAAAGTAGAAACACAAAGGACTAAAATTTATGGGGATAGATACTAAaactttaacaatatttttttcttataactaatagttttttaataaatatttttattttatctccatATTTATCTTAAACCAAATAGGATATTAAGGCATAACTCAATCATTTACACTTTACACCAAATATAATACAGAGACTTAATTTAGTCTTAATTTCTTAATTTCTGTTTCTTAGGCTCAATTTTCCTTCTAAATATGGCCTAAAAGACATCTAAATAAATtttgcttcttttcttttcctttttgctaATAATATTTACTTCTATTTGTTTATcatgaaaatttatttattttttataattctttaAATGATACTAAatgttaaattttgattttccACAATAACAATGGATAAgaaataaattatcaattaaataaattaatttcatgaaatttatacaaaaatcaaatttaaataattttttctttcacttaattacaaaaaaattaagaagaaaaattttaacTTAATTTCAACCCAAGAGTCATTCACACTACATAAACTTTACATAATGAGACTCTCCTTATAGTCATAGAAGAAAAAGTATAGGGAGagtaactttattaaattctggccaACATGTAAccaacaaaagaaaagtgagtaatctcacaccattaaaatcattattgatggttatttgatggttacaaatcacaaaagttactgcCCCTAGCACCTCTCGTCATAGAATTATTCTTTGTTCgtcttttttagttatt is drawn from Arachis hypogaea cultivar Tifrunner chromosome 12, arahy.Tifrunner.gnm2.J5K5, whole genome shotgun sequence and contains these coding sequences:
- the LOC112726905 gene encoding uncharacterized protein isoform X1, coding for MNIDFFKRDIDELIGEFTQNESTTLADMKRVWLSKKFSYIYESSPASNLAFFMQSLYAQCIDLKEIPQVEVTNVKCYMCGTASLSHRLGGLYCLYCLYETQPFKPPFKVYLSLGEVKKLRTLVVDAKANDIKVVPPLVKRMLGRNMFLFGAVDLTEDSVRETVNELQQLQNARIKIAYEKLFHSTPIDNYVHMDLGMEVDLGKLQKMSSEYAQAKNVAIAEASNVLDVTNIKHLSEDKELIGDVVKKITDDWNEQKENFYKQTGCGEDEMDDQELQQLLLDDNEDNED
- the LOC112726905 gene encoding uncharacterized protein isoform X2: MNIDFFKRDIDELIGEFTQNESTTLADMKRVWLSKKFSYIYESSPASNLAFFMQSLYAQCIGYMCGTASLSHRLGGLYCLYCLYETQPFKPPFKVYLSLGEVKKLRTLVVDAKANDIKVVPPLVKRMLGRNMFLFGAVDLTEDSVRETVNELQQLQNARIKIAYEKLFHSTPIDNYVHMDLGMEVDLGKLQKMSSEYAQAKNVAIAEASNVLDVTNIKHLSEDKELIGDVVKKITDDWNEQKENFYKQTGCGEDEMDDQELQQLLLDDNEDNED